In one window of Nerophis ophidion isolate RoL-2023_Sa linkage group LG05, RoL_Noph_v1.0, whole genome shotgun sequence DNA:
- the LOC133553175 gene encoding armadillo-like helical domain-containing protein 4, which produces MLTSDSLYHFLLAGTCLSVCGSPVLQHPSASRSRDGSHADVSSRGLTLKPLGVSIHSDNNSHGKSGPSTFETRRRQEAARQKSTKKSHREALLISTRTRTQRDMEDISTHDEDAETNWTSSTERSNSSFGIKSPASSRAIPSPASPQTFMALPLLVNEGPILPTPPEPLLPDIEPNMMPKDDSTESLWTEAARSGGDTVAPPSQEDATEATMSSEALPLIFEPLEESATDGAHQAPPDNSLFPTAIMVTRGTPLSEADRELMVTTQAVKGTIQSATIQTADLADNDQITVATHLTVQKFRSGLDDRELEEDPDEENSEESMEEEESEEDLMETTKTSMTQPPYSLIPLPPVWVQRNQGLMRSWVALIKEKAGYVSGMLAPVGIGIAGALLIVGALYSVRRLQRKRRNSFKHQRRKGRQAEQPLEVGTSRQDQAMLLADSSEDEF; this is translated from the exons ATGCTGACGTCCGACTCGCTCTACCACTTCCTCCTGGCTGGAacatgtctgtctgtgtgtggaagtccagtcctaCAGCACCCATCGGCATCCAGGTCAAGAGATGGCAGTCATGCGGACGTGAGCTCACGTGGACTAACGTTGAAACCTTTAGGGGTCTCCATCCATAGTGACAACAATTCCCATGGGAAATCCGGGCCGAGCACATTTGAGACAAGAAGGAGGCAGGAAGCTGCACGTCAAAAAAGCACAAAGAAGAGCCACCGTGAAGCTTTGCTGATTTCTACCAGAACAAGGACACAGAGAGACATGGAGGACATCAGCACACATGACGAAGATGCAGAGACAAACTGGACATCTTCCACTGAGCGTTCCAATTCATCATTCGGGATCAAGAGTCCTGCCTCCTCCAGGGCCATTCCTTCACCTGCGTCCCCTCAGACATTCATGGCTTTACCATTGTTGGTTAATGAAGGCCCAATATTGCCCACACCACCAGAACCACTCTTACCTGACATTGAACCCAACATGATGCCCAAAGACGACAGCACTGAGAGCCTTTGGACTGAGGCCGCCAGATCTGGTGGAG ACACTGTTGCGCCGCCATCTCAGGAGGACGCCACAGAGGCCACCATGTCATCTGAGGCCCTCCCTCTAATTTTTGAGCCTCTGGAGGAATCCGCGACAGACGGAGCCCATCAAGCTCCGCCCGACAACTCCCTGTTTCCCACTGCCATCATGGTCACCCGAGGCACGCCCCTGTCGGAAGCAGACCGGGAGTTGATGGTCACCACGCAGGCAGTCAAGGGAAccatccagtcag CCACCATACAGACGGCAGACCTTGCAGACAATGATCAGATTACCGTGGCGACGCATCTGACTGTGCAGAAATTCCGATCAGGGTTAGACGACAGGGAGCTTGAGG AGGACCCAGATGAGGAGAATTCAGAGGAATCCATGGAGGAAGAGGAAAGCGAAGAAGACCTGATGGAGACAACCAAAACATCCATGACGCAGCCTCCATACAGCCTCATCCCTCTACCGCCTGTTTGGGTCCAACGCAACCAAGGCCTGA TGCGCAGCTGGGTGGCGCTAATCAAAGAAAAG GCAGGTTACGTGTCGGGTATGTTGGCTCCGGTGGGCATTGGCATCGCGGGGGCCCTGCTCATCGTGGGCGCCCTCTACAGCGTCAGGAGGCTTCAGCGCAAAAGGAGGAACAGCTTCAAACACCAGCGGAGGAAGGGCAGGCAAGCAGAG CAACCTCTGGAGGTCGGCACAAGCCGCCAGGATCAGGCCATGCTGTTGGCAGACAGCTCGGAGGACGAATTCTGA
- the actr10 gene encoding actin-related protein 10: MPLFDDLGSGAEKTAIVIDLGAAYTKCGFAGETGPRFIIPSEIRMPGQRQATKVVQYNINTEELYVILKEFIHTLYFRHLLVNPRDRRVVIIESILCPSHFRETLSKVFFKQFEVPSVLFAPSHLMAIMTLGINSALVMDCGHTETLVLPVYECTPILPAWEALPLGGKAIHKELDTVLVEQCTVDTDTTTGQTVPASIGTIPEETVEDIKVRTCFVSDLQRGLEIQKARFTLDSTSERPAPPFDVDYPLDGQKILHIKGSIRDSLMEILFEQDNEEKSVASLILDALVKCPIDTRKVLSENLVVIGGTAMLPGFLHRLLAEIRLLVERPKYCDVLASKTFRIHSPPAKPNCTAWLGGAIFGGLQDILGSRSVSRDYYNQMGRIPDWCCLSWPPPESLYETGETPPPLMKRAFSTEK; encoded by the exons ATGCCATTATTTGATGATCTTGGAAGTGGAGCGGAGAAGACTGCCATAGTCATCGACTTGGGAGCGGCTTACACAAA ATGCGGCTTTGCAGGGGAAACGGGGCCCAGGTTCATAATTCCGAGCGAGATCCGGATGCCAGGCCAGCGGCAGGCCACCAAAGTGGTCCAGTACAACATCAACACAGAAGAGCTCTATGTCATTCTCAAAGAGTTTATCCACACACTTTACTTCAG GCACCTGCTGGTGAACCCTCGCGACAGAAGAGTGGTCATTATCGAGTCCATCCTCTGCCCGTCCCACTTCAGGGAGACGCTCAGCAAGGTTTTCTTCAAACAGTTTGAG GTGCCTTCGGTGCTGTTTGCACCAAGTCACCTGATGGCCATCATGACTCTGGGTATCAACTCTGCTCTTGTGATGGACTGCGGCCACACAGAAACGCTTGTGCTGCCT GTTTACGAGTGCACACCCATCCTGCCGGCCTGGGAGGCCTTGCCTTTAGGCGGAAAAGCCATCCACAA AGAACTGGACACCGTTCTCGTGGAGCAGTGCACCGTGGACACAGACACCACCACTGGACAAACTGTACCAGCCAGCATTG GAACCATTCCAGAGGAGACTGTGGAGGACATTAAGG TGAGAACATGCTTTGTCAGCGACCTCCAGCGAGGCCTCGAGATTCAGAAGGCCAGGTTCACCCTCGACAGCACATCTGAG CGTCCGGCCCCGCCTTTTGATGTGGACTATCCTCTAGATGGACAGAAAATCCTGCACATCAAAGGATCCATCAG GGACTCGCTGATGGAGATTCTGTTTGAGCAGGACAACGAGGAGAAGAGCGTGGCGTCACTAATACTTGATGCTCtggtgaag TGCCCTATTGACACGCGCAAAGTGCTGTCTGAGAATTTGGTGGTCATTGGCGGGACAGCCATGTTGCCAGGCTTCCTGCACCGGCTCCTGGCCGAAATTCGCCTCTTAGTGGAAAGGCCCAAGTACTGCGACGTCCTGGCCAGCAAGACTTTCCGCATCCACTCACCACCCGCTAAGCCCAACTGCACCGCCTGGCTGGGAG GTGCCATCTTCGGAGGGCTGCAGGACATTCTGGGCAGCAGGTCGGTGTCCCGCGATTACTACAACCAGATGGGACGCATCCCGGACTGGTGCTGTCTGAGCTGGCCTCCACCAGAGTCCCTTTACGAGACCGGCGAGACCCCGCCCCCGCTCATGAAGAGAGCATTCTCTACTGAAAAGTAG